DNA from Methylobacterium currus:
GCGATCGGAGGCGTCGCCAGCAGGCGCAAGGATCCGACACGAGTATCGCGGACATCGGCAAGTCTTTTGGAGAACGACAGCATCATCTTGAATATCGGCTCGCTGTCCCTGTAGATATCCATCGCCTCCTGCGTCGGAGCCAGCCGGTTGCCGCTCCGCTCGAAAAGCGTGAATCCGAGCTGGCTCTCCATGTGCTTGATCGCATTGCTGACCGTTGGCTGGGATAATCCAAGACTTTGCGCAACGGATACAGTCGTCTGACACTGTATCAACTCACGAAAAATTTGGAGCTGTCGCAGATTGAGCATTTTATTGGCACGTGCCTCAAATTTATCCGACTATAGCCAAGGGCTATAGAAACGCAAGTTTCTTTATAGTGAGGCGGTTGCACGAACTCGGGTCGCGGCTCAATCATCGTGAGAGACAGCACGGAGAGTTGCGATGAGAAGCATGCTGGCGGCCGCCGGTTTCGCGATGCTGGCCGCTCAGGCTGCGGTGGCCCAGACCCCTCTGAGAACGGCCGTCGACGGGACGTTCGCGCCGCATGCGATGCCGAAGCTGTCGGGCGGGATCGAGGGCTTCAACGTCGATCTGGCGGAGGCCCTGGGCAAGAAGCTGGGACGGCCGGTCACGGTCGACACCGCCCAGTTTTCCGGTCTCATCCCGGCGCTCCAGGCCGGGACCTACGACTTTCTCGTCGCCCCCGTCACGGTGAACAAGGAACGTGCCGAGAATCTCCTGTTCACCGAAGGCTACCTGAACAGCGATTTCCAGTTCGTGACGAAGAAGGGCGCGCCCCTGATCACGAAGCTCGAGGACCTTCGCGGCAAGGTCGTCGCGGTGAACAAGGGATCGTCGTACGATAGCTGGGCCCGCGAGATGGCCGACAAGATCGGCTGGAAGGTCGAATCGTACGGAACCCAGACGGATGCCGTCCAGGCCGTGCTGGCGAACCGGGCATTCGCCAACGTCGCCGGCAGCACCGTCCTGCAATGGGCCGCGAAGAACAACCCTCAGATCCAGCTCTCGTTGCTTCATTCGACCGGTTTCGTCTGGGCGATCGCCTTGCGGAAGGACGCAGTCGCACTTCGCAAGGATCTCGACCAGGCCATCGAGTGCCTGAAGGCGGACGGCACCATCGCGGCGCTTCACGAGAAGTGGTTCGGCGTCAAGCCTGCGGCGGGCGCGGTGTCCGTCACGGTCGACACGGGCTACGGCGTTCCGGGCATGCCGAACTACGATCCGACTCCCCACGCTGCGGCGTGCCGAGGCTGACATGCCGAGCGTCGAGCTGTTCCGTCCGATCCGCGATCCCGGTACTGCAGCCGAGCTTTCGCGCGTCGAGCCTCTCCTGCAGATTCGCGACGTGTCGAAGAAGTTCGGGAGCCTCGAGGTTCTCAGGAGCATCAATGTCGACGTGTCTCCGGGCGAGCTCGTTTTCTTGATCGGCCCGTCCGGCTCCGGCAAGAGCACGCTGCTGCGCTGCTGCAATCGCCTCGAGGAGGCGACGAGCGGCTCGATCCGGTTCGACGGGGCGGAGGTGCTGGACCGCACGCTCGACGTGAACGCCCTGAGGCGGCGCATCGGGATGGTGTTCCAGTCCTTCAATCTCTACCCCCACATGACCGCGCTTTCGAACGTGACGCTCGCCCTGCGCAAGGTGCTGGGAAAGTCGCGGCTGGAATCGAAGGCGATCGCGATGGCGGCGCTCGAGCGGGTGGGTCTGGCGCACAAGGCTGACGCCTATCCCGCCGAGCTCTCCGGCGGGCAGCAGCAGCGCGTCGCGATCGCGCGGGGGTTGGCGCTGGAGCCGAAGATGATGCTCTTCGACGAGCCGACCTCCGCGCTCGATCCGGAGCTGGTGGGCAGCGTGCTGGCGACGATGCGCAGCATGCGGGAAGCGGGAATGACCATGCTGGTCGTGAGCCACGAGATGCGGTTCGCCCGGGAGGCGGCCGATCGGGTGGTCTTCATGGAGGGCGGGGTCGTCGTCGAGCAGGGTCCTCCGGCGCAGATCTTCGGGCCGGACGCCCAGCCGCGGACGCGCGCGTTCGTCTCGAACGAAGATCGCTGAAAGATCGCCGATGGATCATTTCATCGACACCTTCTTCAACCCCCAGCAGATCCTGGCGACGTGGCCTGCGGTTCTCATGGGCGCGGTGGTCACGCTGGAGATCGCGGCGCTCGTCGTCCTCACGGGGATCACCGCGGGGATCGGGCTCGCGGTCCTCCGCTGGATCTTCGGCCGGTGGCTGAAATGGCCGCTGCTGTTCTTCGTTGACATCGCCCGGGCCGTGCCGCCCCTCGTCCTCGTCCTGCTGGTCTATTTCGGCCTGCCGAGTGTCGGCATCGACATACCGGGCTTCGCCGTCATTTGGCTCGTGCTGTCCGCGGTGCTGGCAGCCTTCGTCGAGGAGATCGTCTGGGCCGGCCTCATCTCCGTCAAGAAGGGACAACGCGAGGCCGCCCGATCAACCGGGCTGACTGAAATCCAGGCTCTGGTCTACGTGGTCCTGCCCCAGGCCTTGCGCCTCGCCATTCCGCCGCTGACCAACAGAACCATATCGATCACCAAGAACACCGCACTCGGAACCGTCATCGGCGTACCCGAGATCATCAATCAGGCCACGACGGCCGTCTCGTTCTCGGGGAACGCGACGCCGCTTATGATGGGCGCCTTCGCTTATCTTGTCCTCTTCATCCCGATCATCGGCTTCGGCCGGTGGGTCGAGGGGCGGTTCGCCTGGAGGCGTCACTGATGGACATCCTCTCGCAGCAATTCTTCAACCTCGACATCATGTCGAAGGCCCTGCCCCTGATCCTGGAGGGCTTGAAGACTACGCTGCTGATCTGCGTGCTGGTCATCCCGCTCGGGATCCTGGGCGGGATCCTGGTCGCGGCCGGCAGCATGGCCAGGAGCGCCATCCTGCGCCGTGGGCTAGCGCTCCTCGTCGACCTCATGCGTGCGCTTCCGCCCCTCGTTCTGCTGATCCTGATCTACTCCGGCTTGCCGTTCCTCGGGCTCCGGTTGTCACCCCTGGTTGCCGTCTCGATCGCGTTCTTCCTCAACAATGCCGCGTATTACGGCGAGGTCATCAGGGCCGGGATCGAGAGCGTCCCCAACGCGCAGTGGGAGGCGGCGAGATCGACCGGGCTTCGCGCCGATCAGACGTTCGCTTGGGTCGTTCTTCCGCAGGCGTTGAGAAACGTCCTGCCGGACTTGATCTCCAACACGGTCGAGGTCGTGAAGTTGACATCGCTCGCGAGCGTTGTTTCCTTGCAGGAAACGCTCTACTCGGCCGACATGGCGAGATCCCTGACGTTCAACAATTCTCCCCTCGTCCTGGCCGCCATCATTTACTTCGTCATGCTGTGGCCGGTCGTGCGGATCGTGAGCCGTCTGGAGAATGCGTCGGCAAGATGACCGTCGCAATCCACGCGCGGCCTGCCGGTTTCGAGAGGCGCAGGCGAGCGGCGCCGGTGAAGGAAGGCCGGGAGGCGGCGTCATCGGCCGCGAACACGCCCTGTCCGCGCAGCCATCCTTCGTCGGCGCGGTCACGGCCGAGACGTCGACTTCGCGCCGTTCGCAACGATGGGTCGGAGCGCTCCGGCCGCAACCTGGAATTCGTGATGCTACCCACCCGATCATCGATTCCCCGGGCTGCCCCTGCCGAATCGGACCTCATCGCTGCGGTCCAGGCGCAGAGAGGGCTCGTCGGAGATTTCTTCAAGGCCCTCGCCTTGGCCACCAACGGCAATCCCGGGATCACGCGCGACACGTACGGTCCCGGCGAGGACTTCGCCCATCGCCTGCTGGCCGAGCATGGTCGTGCCCGTGGCCTCCTGGTGGAGCGGGACGCCGCCGCGAACACCTACGTCACGCTGCCGGGTCGCGACCGAACGGCACCGCGCCTGGTGATCGGCTCCCATCTCGACAGCGTCCCGCACGGCGGGAACTACGACGGGGCTGCCGGGGTCGTGGCGGGTCTCGTCGCCATCGAAGCCTTGTGCCGGCTGGGCGTCACGCCGCGCTGCGACGTCACCGTGATGGGCATCCGGGCGGAAGAGAGCGTCTGGTTCCAGGTCTCCTACATCGGCAGCCGCTCGGCCCTCGGCACGCTTCCGGCCGCAGCGCTCGAGGCGCGGCGCATCGACGGCGACCGGACCCTCGCCGCTCACATCGCGGAGGCGGGAGGCGATCCGGAGGCGATCCGAGCCGGTGCACGCCATCTCGATCCCGCAACCCTCCGGGCCTTCCTCGAGGTCCATATCGAGCAGGCCGCCACCCTGGTCGAATCCGGTGTTCCGGTCGCCGTCTGCACCGGCGTGCCGGGCAACGTCCGCTACCCCGACGCGCGCGTCGTGGGCCGCCACGATCACGTCGGTACGCCCCGCCGCTTCAGGCGCGATGCGTCCATGGCGGCCGTCGACCTCGCCGCGGCGCTCGACGACCTTTGGGCGCGCGAGGAGGCAGCCGGCATCCCGATGGCGATCACCTTCGGTCGCTTTCACACCGACCCGACCATGCACGGGCTCACCACCGTGCCCGGCAGCTTCTGCTTCAGCCTCGACATGCGCGCATACGATCCCGGAATCCTCGCGCGGCTCGAGGCGGCCATGCTGGCCCGGATCGGCGAGATCGAGGCGCGTCGGACCGTGCGCTTCGAACTGGGGACGCGGGCGAGCGCGGCCGTCGGAGCGGTCGATCCCGCCATCTCCTCGGCCCTCGCGGCCGGTGCCGAGCGCCTCGGGATCCGCACGATACCCCTCGGCAGCCCGGCATCGCACGATGCCGCGGCCTTCGCGGCGGCCGGCGTCCCGATCGCAATGCTGTTCGTGCGCAACGAGCACGGCAGCCACAATCCGAACGAGGCCATGGAGACCGACGACTTCCTCGCGGCCTGCACGATCCTCGCGGACTGGGTGTCCCGCGAGATCGGCTGATTGCCCGCTTCCTCCATCCCTGAACGCATTTCACTCAAGGGAGTGACGATGTCCAGCCGTCGCAGGATCCTGGTGATCAACCCGAATTCCAACGAGGTCGTGACCGAGGGGCTCCGTCAGGCCCTGCTGCCGCTGTCCTTCGCGGAAGGACCGGAGATCGTGTGCGAGAGCCTCCCGGAGGGCCCGCCCGGAATCGAGACGCAAGCGCATGTCGACGGCGTCGCACTGCCGTTACGCCGCCGGATCGAGGCCGCCACCGACGCCGATGCCTTCGTGATCGCGTGCTACTCCGATCCCGGATTGCATGTGGCGCGCGAGGGAACGGCCAAGCCCGTCTTCGGCATCGCCGAATGCGGCGTGCTGACCGCCTTGACCCGCGCCGATCGGTTCGGCGTGATCGCGATCAAGTCGGCCTCGATCCCGCGCCACATCCGCTACTTGCGCCAGATGGGTCTGCTCGAACGCCTGGCCGGAGAACGTCCGCTCGAGATGTCGGTCGCGGAGAGCGCGTCCGGCGAGGGGACGCTGGCTCGGATGATCGAGGTCGGCGCCCAGCTGAAGGCGCTCGATGGCGCTGGCGTCATCGTCATGGGGTGCGCCGGAATGGCCCGCCACCGCCGTCCGCTGGAGGACGCGCTCGGCGTGCCGGTGATCGACCCGACCCAGGCCGCCGTCGCCATGGCCGTCGGTACCGTGTCGGTCTCCTGACGAGGGGGGAACAACGATGTCCGATTACGACCTTGTCATTCGCGGCGGGACCGTCGGTACCGCGACCGCCTCCTTCCCGGCCGACGTCGCCGTCAAGGACGGCAGGATCGCGGCGGTCGGCCTCGGGTTGCCGGCCGGAGCGCGCGAGATCGACGCCACCGGCAAGTTCGTCCTGCCCGGCGGCATCGATACCCATGCCCATGTCGAGCAGGTCTCCGCCAACGGCTTGATGAATGCGGACACCTTCGAGAGCGCCACGACCTCGGCCGCCTTCGGCGGCAACACGACGCTGATCGCGTTCGCCGCGCAGCACCGGGGCCTCGACCTGCGCAAGGTCGTCGACGACTACGCGGCGTTGGGACGGCGCGGCGCCCTGATCGACTACGCATTCCACCTGATCGTCGCCAATCCCGACCGCAAGACCATCGAGACCGACCTGCCGGCCCTGATCCGGGAGGGGCATGCGTCGATCAAGGTTTTCATGACCTACGATCTCATCAAGGTCGACGACGAGCCGTTGCTCGACCTACTTCTCACCGCGCGGCAGAACCGTGCCCTGGTCTGCGTCCACGCCGAGAACCACGGGATGATCGCCTGGATGGGGAAACGGCTGGTCGAGAAGGGTTATTCCGCACCGAAGTACCATGCGATCAGCCATCCTCGCGGATCGGAGGCGGAGGCCATCAACCGGCTCATTACCGCGGCCGAGCTGCTCGATCAGCCGATCATGGTCTTCCACGTCTCGACGGCGGAAGGAGCCGCCGTCATACGCCAGGCCCGCGGGCGCGGGTTGAAGGTCTTCGCCGAGACCTGCCCGCAATACCTGTTCATGACAAAGGACGATCTCGACCGGCCCGGCGTCGAGGGGGCGAAGTGGATGTGCTCGCCGCCGACGCGCGAGGTGGCCGACCAGACCGCGCTCTGGCAGGCGCTGGCGCTTGGCGACCTTCAGACCGTCACCTCCGACCATGCGCCCTACCGCCTCGACGAGACCGGAAAGCTCGCGGCAGGCCCCAATCCGACCTTCAAGCAGATCGCGAACGGGATGCCCGGGCTCGAGACGCGCCTGCCGCTGCTCTTCGATGCACTCGTGTCCCGCGGCCGGCCCGAATTCGAGGGGAGGGGGCTCGAAAGCTTCGTCCGGCTGACCGCCACCGCGCCGGCGGCCATCTACAACCTGCCGGGAAAGGGCGCCCTGCTCCCGGGCTACGATGCGGATATCGCCATCTGGGATCCGGAGCGGACCGTCACGATCAGCGATGACCTCATGCACGACCGCACGGGGTTCACCCCCTTCGCCGGCACGGTCGTTCGCGGCTGGCCGGAGCGGGTCCTGCGCCGTGGCGAGGAGATCATCGCCGACGGCGCATGCAAGGCCATCCCCGGATCCGGACGATGGCTCGGTCGCCAGGGCGGCTGGGCGGCCGAGCCGACCGGCAGGCTCGTCGCCGACATGGACCCTCGTCGAAATTTCGGTGCCGAGCTGCTGTGACAGCCCTCGTACATCGTGAGACTTAAGAAGTATCGCTAAAATTAATGCCGGATCCGCGTTAAAAAATCTTCGGTACAGTCAGAATTTCGGCGAAATCATTGTTGGTCCGCCAACGCAAATCCACCGAGCGGCTCGCCCGGGATGTTCGGCGAGTTTGCGCCTTGGTCGAGACCGATCTCGTACTGCACCTGAGTCGATGCCCGGCTCGAGATAAAATTCGTCTGACGGAGCGACATTGCACGCAGGGACGGCTGACGGCAGAATTGCCTTCGTCTTCCTGTGTCTGCTGTCGCGAAACATAGTTCAAGGGAGACAATCCGTGAGCGATGTGATCGCACAACTCGCTGCCATCGTCGGCGAGCACAACGTCATACTCGGGGAGGAGCAGACACCTTTCCTGACCGATTGGCTCGGCAAGTATCGGGGGCGCGCCCTCGCCGTCGTGCGGCCGGGATCCGTCGACGAGGTGTCGGCCGTCATGGCACTGTGCGCCGAATGGAATGTCCCGGTCGTACCCCAGGGGGGCAACACCAGCCTCTCGGGAGGCGCGACCCCGGACCGGACGGGCGAGGCCGTGCTGCTGTCCCTGGCCCGGATGAACCGCGTGAGGGCGGTCGATCCCGTCGGAAACACCATCACTGTCGATGCAGGCGTCGTCCTTGCCAACGTTCACACCGCCGCGAGCACCGCAGACCGCTTCTTTCCCCTCAGCCTCGGCGCCGAGGGGAGCTGCACGATCGGCGGCAACCTGGCTGCCAATGCCGGTGGCGTCGCCGTCCTGCGCTACGGGACCATGCGCGAGCTGACGCTGGGGCTGGAGGTAGTGCTGTCCGACGGACGAGTTTGGGACGGATTGACGGCTCTGCGCAAGGACAACACGGGCTACGCGTTGCGCGACCTTTTTATCGGGTCGGAAGGCACCCTCGGCGTCATCACGGGCGCCGTGCTGAAGCTGTTTCCGGTGCCGCGCGCGCGCGCGACCGCCTTCGTCGCGGTGCAGGACGTCAATGCCGCTCTCGCCCTTCTCTCCATCGTGAGAGCCAGAGGCGGCGACCGCCTAACGGCGTTCGAGTTCATGACCGGGGACACGATCGCCCTGATCCTCAAGCACGTGTCGGGCACACGCCTTCCGCTCGAAACCCTGCCACCCGCAGCCGTC
Protein-coding regions in this window:
- a CDS encoding transporter substrate-binding domain-containing protein, translating into MLAAAGFAMLAAQAAVAQTPLRTAVDGTFAPHAMPKLSGGIEGFNVDLAEALGKKLGRPVTVDTAQFSGLIPALQAGTYDFLVAPVTVNKERAENLLFTEGYLNSDFQFVTKKGAPLITKLEDLRGKVVAVNKGSSYDSWAREMADKIGWKVESYGTQTDAVQAVLANRAFANVAGSTVLQWAAKNNPQIQLSLLHSTGFVWAIALRKDAVALRKDLDQAIECLKADGTIAALHEKWFGVKPAAGAVSVTVDTGYGVPGMPNYDPTPHAAACRG
- a CDS encoding amino acid ABC transporter ATP-binding protein, with the translated sequence MPSVELFRPIRDPGTAAELSRVEPLLQIRDVSKKFGSLEVLRSINVDVSPGELVFLIGPSGSGKSTLLRCCNRLEEATSGSIRFDGAEVLDRTLDVNALRRRIGMVFQSFNLYPHMTALSNVTLALRKVLGKSRLESKAIAMAALERVGLAHKADAYPAELSGGQQQRVAIARGLALEPKMMLFDEPTSALDPELVGSVLATMRSMREAGMTMLVVSHEMRFAREAADRVVFMEGGVVVEQGPPAQIFGPDAQPRTRAFVSNEDR
- a CDS encoding amino acid ABC transporter permease, which encodes MDHFIDTFFNPQQILATWPAVLMGAVVTLEIAALVVLTGITAGIGLAVLRWIFGRWLKWPLLFFVDIARAVPPLVLVLLVYFGLPSVGIDIPGFAVIWLVLSAVLAAFVEEIVWAGLISVKKGQREAARSTGLTEIQALVYVVLPQALRLAIPPLTNRTISITKNTALGTVIGVPEIINQATTAVSFSGNATPLMMGAFAYLVLFIPIIGFGRWVEGRFAWRRH
- a CDS encoding amino acid ABC transporter permease, translating into MDILSQQFFNLDIMSKALPLILEGLKTTLLICVLVIPLGILGGILVAAGSMARSAILRRGLALLVDLMRALPPLVLLILIYSGLPFLGLRLSPLVAVSIAFFLNNAAYYGEVIRAGIESVPNAQWEAARSTGLRADQTFAWVVLPQALRNVLPDLISNTVEVVKLTSLASVVSLQETLYSADMARSLTFNNSPLVLAAIIYFVMLWPVVRIVSRLENASAR
- a CDS encoding hydantoinase/carbamoylase family amidase, encoding MATNGNPGITRDTYGPGEDFAHRLLAEHGRARGLLVERDAAANTYVTLPGRDRTAPRLVIGSHLDSVPHGGNYDGAAGVVAGLVAIEALCRLGVTPRCDVTVMGIRAEESVWFQVSYIGSRSALGTLPAAALEARRIDGDRTLAAHIAEAGGDPEAIRAGARHLDPATLRAFLEVHIEQAATLVESGVPVAVCTGVPGNVRYPDARVVGRHDHVGTPRRFRRDASMAAVDLAAALDDLWAREEAAGIPMAITFGRFHTDPTMHGLTTVPGSFCFSLDMRAYDPGILARLEAAMLARIGEIEARRTVRFELGTRASAAVGAVDPAISSALAAGAERLGIRTIPLGSPASHDAAAFAAAGVPIAMLFVRNEHGSHNPNEAMETDDFLAACTILADWVSREIG
- a CDS encoding aspartate/glutamate racemase family protein, translated to MSSRRRILVINPNSNEVVTEGLRQALLPLSFAEGPEIVCESLPEGPPGIETQAHVDGVALPLRRRIEAATDADAFVIACYSDPGLHVAREGTAKPVFGIAECGVLTALTRADRFGVIAIKSASIPRHIRYLRQMGLLERLAGERPLEMSVAESASGEGTLARMIEVGAQLKALDGAGVIVMGCAGMARHRRPLEDALGVPVIDPTQAAVAMAVGTVSVS
- the hydA gene encoding dihydropyrimidinase; translation: MSDYDLVIRGGTVGTATASFPADVAVKDGRIAAVGLGLPAGAREIDATGKFVLPGGIDTHAHVEQVSANGLMNADTFESATTSAAFGGNTTLIAFAAQHRGLDLRKVVDDYAALGRRGALIDYAFHLIVANPDRKTIETDLPALIREGHASIKVFMTYDLIKVDDEPLLDLLLTARQNRALVCVHAENHGMIAWMGKRLVEKGYSAPKYHAISHPRGSEAEAINRLITAAELLDQPIMVFHVSTAEGAAVIRQARGRGLKVFAETCPQYLFMTKDDLDRPGVEGAKWMCSPPTREVADQTALWQALALGDLQTVTSDHAPYRLDETGKLAAGPNPTFKQIANGMPGLETRLPLLFDALVSRGRPEFEGRGLESFVRLTATAPAAIYNLPGKGALLPGYDADIAIWDPERTVTISDDLMHDRTGFTPFAGTVVRGWPERVLRRGEEIIADGACKAIPGSGRWLGRQGGWAAEPTGRLVADMDPRRNFGAELL
- a CDS encoding FAD-binding oxidoreductase gives rise to the protein MSDVIAQLAAIVGEHNVILGEEQTPFLTDWLGKYRGRALAVVRPGSVDEVSAVMALCAEWNVPVVPQGGNTSLSGGATPDRTGEAVLLSLARMNRVRAVDPVGNTITVDAGVVLANVHTAASTADRFFPLSLGAEGSCTIGGNLAANAGGVAVLRYGTMRELTLGLEVVLSDGRVWDGLTALRKDNTGYALRDLFIGSEGTLGVITGAVLKLFPVPRARATAFVAVQDVNAALALLSIVRARGGDRLTAFEFMTGDTIALILKHVSGTRLPLETLPPAAVLMELSDTDDEVALIGRLEEVLASTIESGLVLDGALAQDGTQSKAFWRIREGVSEALVREGMAAKHDVSVPTAALGAFVALADAGVKAALPGVRPIVFGHLGDGNLHYNLLPPVGLDQGRWTAEMPALTRLGPVVT